One genomic segment of Ricinus communis isolate WT05 ecotype wild-type chromosome 5, ASM1957865v1, whole genome shotgun sequence includes these proteins:
- the LOC8260661 gene encoding protein NUCLEAR FUSION DEFECTIVE 4: protein MCPFLSPSSAGKWLGFVTAIWVQAICGNNYTFSNYSDALKSLMGLTQLELNNLSVAKDVGKAFGLLSGLASDRWPTSVLLFIGSLEGFVGYGVQWLLVSQRIRPLPYWQMCIFLCMGGNSTTWMNTAVLVTCMRSFPKNRGPVSGILKGFVGLTTAIFTDVCTALFPSTPSTFLLILAIAPAVICFAAILFLRETSPAASLAEEKQETQLINIFNVIAIAVALYLLAFDITGSHGHVLSLIFAVGLLFLLATPLIVPLYTALFKMKPSSDIEQQVKEPLLVAREISPAKQEKAETSSLTSMKAENVEIKRQPLIGEDHTVLEMVQTFDFWILFLSFLCGVGTGMCVMNNMGQMGLALGYADVSIFVSLTSIWGFFGRIISGLVSEHQLWKFGTPRPLWNAASQIVMTIGLVVMALALPGSLYLGSVMVGVCYGVRLTVTVAVASELFGLKYYGLLYNILILNLPLGSFLFSGLLAGYLYDAQAKSTAEGGNVCIGPQCYFLIFLIMALACVLGFGLDVLLAIRTKKVYAKIYSDKKSSMSIVA from the exons ATGTGTCCATTTTTATCTCCTTCTTCTGCAGGCAAATGGCTAGGATTTGTCACTGCAATATGGGTGCAAGCAATCTGCGGTAACAATTACACATTTTCCAACTACTCTGATGCTCTAAAATCTCTCATGGGTCTTACGCAGTTGGAGCTTAATAATCTCTCTGTAGCAAAAGATGTTGGCAAGGCATTTGGTCTTCTCTCTGGCCTTGCTTCAGATCGTTGGCCAACTTCAGTTCTACTCTTCATTGGTTCACTTGAAGGATTTGTAGGGTATGGAGTCCAATGGCTGCTTGTCAGCCAGCGAATCCGTCCTCTTCCATACTGGCAG ATGTGTATATTTCTGTGCATGGGAGGCAATAGCACAACATGGATGAACACAGCAGTTCTAGTGACTTGTATGCGAAGTTTCCCAAAGAACCGGGGTCCAGTCTCAGGAATCCTCAAGGGTTTTGTAGGACTCACCACAGCAATCTTCACTGATGTCTGCACAGCTCTTTTCCCCTCTACTCCCTCTACATTTCTGCTAATTTTAGCCATTGCTCCTGCTGTCATTTGTTTCGCTGCTATTCTCTTCCTTCGTGAAACCTCACCTGCTGCTAGCCTTGCAGAAGAAAAGCAAGAAACTCAGTTGATCAATATTTTCAACGTCATTGCCATAGCAGTAGCCCTCTATCTCTTGGCATTTGACATCACTGGAAGTCACGGCCATGTTCTTTCTCTGATATTTGCAGTAGGTCTTCTATTCCTACTAGCTACCCCATTAATTGTTCCATTATACACTGCTTTATTCAAAATGAAACCCAGTTCAGATATTGAGCAACAAGTTAAGGAACCATTACTTGTCGCTCGAGAAATTTCACCAGCCAAGCAAGAGAAGGCAGAGACATCATCATTAACCAGCATGAAAGCGGAGAATGTTGAGATAAAGCGACAGCCATTGATCGGGGAGGATCACACAGTGCTTGAAATGGTACAAACATTCGATTTCTGGATCCTGTTCTTATCATTTCTTTGTGGCGTGGGTACTGGGATGTGTGTGATGAACAACATGGGGCAAATGGGGCTAGCACTTGGATATGCTGATGTATCCATTTTTGTGTCGCTCACTAGCATTTGGGGATTTTTCGGACGCATTATATCTGGTCTGGTATCAGAACATCAACTCTG GAAATTTGGGACACCAAGGCCTCTGTGGAATGCAGCTTCTCAAATTGTAATGACTATTGGGTTAGTGGTAATGGCACTGGCATTGCCTGGATCCCTTTACCTTGGTTCAGTTATGGTTGGAGTATGCTATGGAGTTCGTCTGACAGTAACTGTTGCAGTAGCATCAGAACTATTCGGCCTCAAATACTATGGTTTGTTATACAACATTCTCATTCTGAATCTCCCACTGGGTTCCTTCCTTTTCTCAGGGCTGCTTGCTGGTTACCTGTATGATGCTCAAGCAAAAAGCACAGCTGAAGGTGGCAATGTCTGTATTGGTCCTCAATGTTATTTCCTCATCTTTCTCATCATGGCACTGGCATGTGTTCTTGGGTTTGGACTTGATGTGCTGTTAGCCATTAGAACAAAGAAAGTGTATGCCAAGATTTATTCAGACAAGAAATCTAGTATGTCAATTGTCGCTTGA
- the LOC8260662 gene encoding oligopeptide transporter 7, which produces MSKQQRRRARNTKERMIGSHSTREITAPLINKDKRTSKSDSPSVSATSALDDVNSEENSPIEQVALTVPITDDPMLPAVTFRTWTLGTLACILLSFLNQFFWYRREPLAITSIFAQIAVLPLGHLMASAITDKVFFRGTKLEFTLNPGPFNVKEHVLITIFANSGAGNVYAIHIVSAVKIFYKKELSFLVALLVVITTQVLGFGWAGVFRRYLVEPAAMWWPQNLVQVSLFRALHEKEERHKGRLTRNQFFIAAFICSFAYYVFPGYIIPKLTSVSWICLIFPASILAHQLGSGLHGLGIGAIGFDWATTSSYLGSPLASPWFATANVAAGFALIMYVITPIAYWLNIYKANTFPIFSDGLFTSSGRRYNVSAIIDPKFHIDMDAYNRQGPLYLSTNFAMIYGLNFACMTATIVHVFLFHGRDIWQLSKSAFQEKKMDVHTKLMRKYKPVPEWWFLCILLLNISATIFTCQYYNAQLQLPWWGVLLACSLALLFTLPVGVITATTNQTPGLNVITEYIIGYLYPGFPVANICFKVYGYISMKQGITFLHDFKLGHYMKIPPRAMFMAQVVGTVIAALVHLATAWWLMETVPNICERELLPKGSPWTCPGDHVFYDASVIWGLIGPRRIFGDRGHYSAINWFFLAGAIAPVLVWLAHKTFPDKHWIRLISMPVLLGATLNMLPATAVNYTTWVLVGFASGFIAYRYYRDWWSRHNYVLSGALDGGLAFMAVLLYLSLGMQHVSLDWWGNDSDGCPLASCPTAPGVVVNGCPPVI; this is translated from the exons ATGTCTAAGCAGCAGAGGAGACGCGCGAGAAACACAAAGGAGAGAATGATCGGCAGCCACAGTACTCGCGAAATTACTGCTCCTCTCA TTAACAAGGATAAACGAACCTCCAAATCAGATTCTCCCTCTGTATCCGCTACTTCAGCCCTCGATGACGTTAACAGCGAAGAGAACTCTCCGATCGAGCAAGTGGCCCTCACCGTCCCAATCACCGACGATCCTATGCTACCGGCCGTCACGTTTCGCACGTGGACTTTGGGGACTCTTGCTTGCATACTCCTCTCTTTCCTCAACCAGTTTTTTTGGTACCGTAGAGAACCTCTCGCTATCACCTCCATCTTCGCGCAAATCGCGGTGCTTCCGCTCGGTCATCTCATGGCTTCTGCAATCACTGACAAGGTCTTCTTCAGAGGGACAAAGTTGGAATTTACACTTAATCCAGGACCGTTCAACGTGAAAGAGCATGTATTAATAACGATATTTGCCAATTCTGGAGCTGGAAACGTTTACGCTATTCACATCGTTAGTGCCGTTAAGATCTTCTACAAAAAGGAGTTGAGTTTTCTGGTGGCGTTACTCGTCGTTATAACGACGCAGGTGTTAGGATTCGGGTGGGCCGGTGTTTTCCGTCGCTATTTGGTGGAACCGGCTGCTATGTGGTGGCCCCAAAATCTGGTTCAGGTTTCACTTTTCAG GGCTTTACATGAGAAAGAGGAGAGGCATAAGGGAAGATTAACAAGGAATCAGTTCTTCATTGCTGCCTTCATTTGCAGCTTTGCTTATTATGTATTTCCAGGATACATCATTCCGAAGTTGACTTCTGTATCTTGGATTTGTTTGATATTTCCTGCTTCCATCCTTGCACATCAGCTTGGTTCAGGTCTCCATGGTCTTGGAATTGGCGCTATTGGATTTGATTGGGCGACTACGTCCTCTTACCTTGGCAGTCCACTGGCTAGTCCGTGGTTTGCAACCGCAAATGTAGCTGCTGGTTTTGCCCTTATTATGTATGTTATAACCCCTATTGCGTATTGGCTTAACATTTACAAGGCCAACACCTTTCCCATTTTCTCTGATGGCCTTTTCACATCTTCTGGCCGAAGATACAACGTCTCAGCTATCATAGACCCAAAATTTCATATTGACATGGATGCATATAATCGCCAGGGCCCTCTGTACCTCAGCACCAACTTTGCAATGATATATGGCCTAAATTTTGCCTGCATGACTGCCACTATTGTTCATGTTTTCCTATTTCATGGAAG AGATATATGGCAGCTCAGCAAGTCTGCCTttcaagagaaaaaaatggaTGTGCACACAAAACTCATGAGAAAATATAAGCCAGTCCCTGAATGGTGGTTCTTATGCATTCTACTCTTGAACATATCAGCAACTATATTTACATGCCAGTACTACAATGCTCAACTCCAATTACCATGGTGGGGTGTACTGCTAGCTTGCAGTCTTGCCCTTCTTTTCACCCTTCCCGTTGGAGTCATCACTGCCACGACAAATCAG ACACCAGGCTTAAATGTGATAACGGAGTATATCATTGGATATCTGTACCCTGGATTCCCTGTTGCTAACATATGTTTTAAAGTATACGGATACATCAGCATGAAACAAGGGATCACCTTCCTACATGATTTCAAGCTCGGTCATTACATGAAGATTCCTCCTAGAGCCATGTTCATGGCGCAG GTGGTTGGCACTGTAATAGCAGCATTAGTGCATTTAGCAACAGCATGGTGGCTCATGGAGACTGTCCCCAATATATGTGAACGTGAATTGCTTCCAAAAGGAAGCCCTTGGACATGCCCGGGTGACCATGTTTTCTATGATGCATCTGTCATCTGGGGTCTTATTGGCCCTCGTAGAATTTTTGGAGATCGTGGCCATTACTCCGCCATCAATTGGTTTTTCTTAGCTGGTGCTATTGCTCCTGTTCTAGTTTGGCTTGCACACAAGACATTCCCCGACAAACATTGGATTAGATTAATTTCCATGCCAGTACTATTAGGTGCTACACTCAATATGCTTCCAGCTACTGCTGTCAACTACACTACTTGGGTTCTTGTTGGATTTGCTTCTGGATTTATTGCTTACAGATATTACCGTGACTGGTGGAGCCGCCACAACTATGTGCTCTCTGGGGCACTCGATGGTGGACTGGCCTTCATGGCAGTATTATTATACTTGAGCTTGGGAATGCAGCATGTTAGCTTAGATTGGTGGGGAAATGATTCAGATGGATGTCCATTAGCTTCTTGCCCAACCGCCCCGGGGGTTGTAGTAAATGGTTGCCCGCCGGTCATCTGA